The sequence TGATATTTGACCTGTCAGCCCATTTACTCACTTTTGCTCCAGTTGATTGCCTCCAAGATAAAATTTAGTGGTTTTGGGTCTCTTTTCTAAATATATACTACGAATAATATGCGGTACAGTTATGTATATGTATGCCTCTTTGTTTATGTAATTCCAGtgattaatgaaataaataaattttcctctatttcataaAGTTGTTGGTGATATAGCTATATAcaagtttacaaaaaaaaaaccatgaaataAGATTTGAAGATTTTTCCTCATTTTGGTTTGGCATAAACCCTTTTTGTGTGAGTATGTTGttcaagtttttttcttttgtaatacCTTGTACCCAAATAACCAAAAGTTGTAAGATTACAAAGCAAGCCTCTTTAGGCCTAATATCAACAGCTTGCAATGTAAACAAGGCTTCAATCTTGCAAATGCTGTCTCACATGGATGTTTTACATGGTAAGGAAAGGAAAGACCGAATCTGTgttgtctttctctctctaaatcaTCTGTCTTGATAATGGATCGAGAGGCTCCTCTCCTCTCCGGttccttttgtctttttgtgGGGATGGATCTGGTCGCGAATTAGGTCCGGcttttatttgattgattggGAGTGGAATTTTCGAATTTTGAAGGGGGTTTGATGGTACAAGCAGTGATTGTAGCCTGCAGGAATTGGGGAAAATGCTAGGCTATGCATGGGCGGGCAAGTGAGGTAAGAAAATGGGGGTCGGCACATGTGGACAGGAACTTCGCGCAGCACTGCGAGTGTAGCTGGTGATGGTTCTTCTTCGTCTCAATACAAGACCTCCGGTATATTGACACCAAAAATATATTGGGCTCAATGGGCTAAGAATATGTGCAAGACCCATTGTGCTACCTATTATGATTTGAATTGCTATGGcctataagcccatattattgaagaagagaagcccatTTGATGAGTAACTGTCAGGTAGGGTTATGTTGAGACTGGTCCATGAAAAGTGGAAGAAGTGGTGGCAGTTATCacaagatggtccaggtggcagcacatgagagaaatgaggcaAGTTGTTGTGAGAAGGTGGTAGTAACTTCCAACTGACAGAAGATGACAtgaatcaaggataactgcagagaaatcatggtttatggaggagattttcgtgcaaagacagaagatatataagatggtagacagacagagacaCTCACAACAagtcaaacaaacaaactactcaagcccaaaggcaatttcaactttcaagcttcctagcatcttagcatttcaattacattctCAAATTCgtgtcaatttcgagcaaacATTATGTCtttcattccaaattttcttgtatttactTCCTGTCAAGTTTTAATGCCAACTAtcattgtgtaaattgttcttggtgtctatatatttttctttattctcaatatcaacaaagcgcacttcagtggagttggggaacctagaactattgaggtcccaagatagttcgttcaatcgtctagatagaagtcatatttacatttggtgcatttcatttcattagtgtaggaaactataatccttggcacacccgcaaatcatcatcaccttgggccacatttaggTGACAACAATACCGTATACTTAACTCATAACATTTGTTGATTGTCATTAGTGTTTGGGTTAATGTTCATTGTTTTGGGTTAGGCAATGTTATGAGTTGTAAGTTTAATATGTTTTAACTTTAGTAATAGGCtctctaacaaaaaaaaaagaaaagaaaaaaagacgaCCTATGAGACGTAGAAAACCATGTTGTAGGTATTATTTTATAGATATATACCTTTATTTTAATTGGCATTTGATTCAATAACATAAGGACAAAGAATTAAACTCCTAATTCTCGATGACTTAAGTATTATAAAGGCCAATTCTAGGCGTTTTAATTTATATACAACCGTCCTTAATGTTTTTAACATGTATCTTGTATCCTTGTATAACAAATTGCTGGAGAGGACAATCtctcccctatatatatgcatatgaaaCTAAGACAACTTACAAAACATCCTCTTCTTTTCCTCCTTCTGCCTTCCATATACTTCAAAGATGCATCAATTGATTTTCATATTGAATCTCCTTTTGCTCAAAGCATTCTTCTTTTATCCAATAGAAGTGAAAACGGACTCTTTTAGCTTCGATTTTATTCATCATGATTCAAAACTATCTCCTTTTTATGACCAATCTAAAACTGAGTCAGAGCGTTCGAAAGAAGCTCTTATTCGTTCCCTCAATCGTTTCAATTCATCTATGTTAATTGATGCAAAATTTGTAGAGTCCGATTTAACTCTCGGTGGCTATTTCATGTACATCTATATAAGTGAGCAAAATGAACGACTTGTTATCCCAAGCATGTTAAGTGGCCTTACCTGGATACGATGTGGCCATTGTTCTTCTAACTGTGAGGATCAACATCAATCACTTTATGatccaaaattttcatatacCTATACGAACATTATGTTTGACtcaaaagagtgcaaaattCTACAACGTATTGAGCCTGAGCAATTAGGTGAGTGTCGATATCAAGACTACCATTCTGGCAACAATTTATTATCCTCTGGGGTGTTGGCCACTGAGACCTTCTCCTTGAAATCTCTAGATACACGTGATGAAAGCTTCTCTCATATAGTATTTGGATGCGATGAAGTACATCAAGGAGATTTTAAAGATGGGGTTCAAGGTGTCGTTGGCCTTGGACAAGGGCCACTTTCATTGGTTTCTCAAGTAGGGAAAAAATGGGTGAGAATGCCAATAAATTCTCGTACTGCTTGGTTGAGAAGCCATTCGAGGTACATAGTAAGATTAAATTCGGATCAAATTTAACTctcaacaaacaaaacaaagaatataAAGTTGAATTTCAGCCTTCTCCTCCTAACATCCGCTACCACCTCAACCTTGAAGCCATTAGCGTTAACGATGAGAAAATAGAGATAGTAAATAAAGAACATGATATGATAGTTGACATTCAGACATCCTTGACGTCATTGCCTTCAAATATATACAATGAATTCATCGCTAAGGTTAAAAGTTATTTTGGCAACGTACGCTCAATCGAGCATCCGGAACACGGCACTTGCTTCctcaaaaatcaagtcaacaatCTCGAGAGTCCCAAAgttgtgctttatttttttgactCATCCGGATCCCATGGAGACTTTCCTGTGAATCCTTCAATAATGTTTGAGGAAAGTACTGTTGGTCTCATGTGTTCGACAATAATCCGAAATGATGAAATTTCGATTCTGGGGAGTAGGGCACAAGTAGACGTTGAGATGATATTTGACCTGTCGGCCCATTCACTCACTTTTGCTGCAGTTGATTGCCTCAAAGATGAAACTTAATGGTTTTGGGCCTCTtttctaaatatatattatgaatAATATGATTTGATGAACAACCATGAAATAAGATTTGAAGAGTTTTCCTCATTTTGGTTTTGGCATAAACCCTTTTTGTGTAAGTAGTATTTTGTTCAAGTTTGTCTTGTTCAAGTTTGTCTTGCAATACCTTGTACCCAAACAACTAAAGTTGTAAGAATACATAGCAATCCCGTTTACACCTAATCGACAGCTTGCAATGTAAACTAGGCTTCCAATCTTGCAAATTCTGTCTCACATGGATGTGATTACTTTTTGGCCACTCGATATGTTACTCTtaaatacattaaaaaaatgaaatggcgTACGGAGTTTGAACTCTCACATTTTCATCATTCATATGAAATAATTGCAATAGAAAAGGACATTTTAAAGCTGAACGGGGACAGTTTGCAGTAATCGATCAGGATTCAGGGTAAGCTTTTGTTGTTACTTGCTTAACTTTTTCATTCATTTAGTGTATCTTTACTTGGTGCCATCCGTTCTTAATTTCTCTCTTTCTGTCCTAATCCCTTATATTCTGGTGTTGAACACTAATCTCTCGTATTTCTTGTGAGGATCCAGACACTACCTTGCAATTGGGGTACCCCTAATGTCTTTTATGCTCTTAAATTGTTTGTAAGGATTCCTCTAGAAGGTGCTGCCGTTATATACTACCCTTGCTTTATGAGCAGTCATATGTGAATTTAATATTGCCAAGTTTCCTTTGCAAGGTTGATCTCGACAAAGAAATCCATGAGAATCACCCTGGTAAGCTTTACTTTAAGTAGTAAAGCATATACTTTAAGAAAAAATCTTCCAActattgaaagaaaaacaaacaatcaaaattaattcatcaataattatatatgtaataGTGAATATACTAATCTGATCGTGGCGTGGGTATTCAACTAGTTaatgtaaaaaaaatccaaaaagtCGGGGTGGACAACCCTATGTGTGTCGGCCTGTAACTGGATAAGTTAATAGAAACAtgatagaacaaaaaaaatcaaggaaagagaaagaataTTGCAACCAAACGCGGGTGGTTGTTTCTTGTTGTTAAGGTGAATGCAACCTAAAAGGCCTGACAATAACGAATAATGAAACAATTCATATATTCACGTTTCTTACTCATTATAGCCCAccaactcctctctctctctctctttcttgctcCATAATTTCCCGTGATCCAGGTTCATGAAATACAACTGACAACATCACTTGATCAGGAAGGTATCAAAAAGGCATTGCAGAGGGTTTTGGAGCGTATCCCTTGATAAAAATTGCATGACTCTGAAATTTGAAAGTAGATGTCACATTGTCATGGCTAGAAAAACCAGTTATATATCTTAGTTGCTGAGTTGAACGCACAGAATTCAAATGAATTTGTGAGCTTCACATGTCTCGTatatgatgcacataaaatcctATGTGTACAACTCCTCTATCTCTCGCTCCGTAACAGATTTCTCATGATCTAGGTTCGGGAAATACAACTGACAACATGACTTGATCTGGAAGGTATCAAAAAGGCATTGTAGAGGGTTTTGGAACGAGTCCCTTGATAAAAATGGATGTCCTGGCTGATAAAACAAGTTTTCCTTCTCATTACTTCTGTACAGAATATATATTTCTATCTCAAACTGGCCTCACTGTATATTCTGTGGATTACATATCAAAAAGCTTTACTTCATGCTGTACAATGTTGACTGAGGGGAGGAGAAGGGGAGCGTAAGGGATGGATTTGGCTGATTTTAAACATGCATCCATTCTACAAATTTAAGGTAAGGCCCTCCAGTTTTCATGTTCTGTagcagaaaacaaacaaaacaaaagctcCCTGCAGTAAATACCCATCCAAGAAAGCTTAGAAACTGACAGACATGGTGTTGGATATTTTGGTCCTGAAGGAATTtgatcataaaaaaaatgggtGTCCATATGCAGTGCATTGAATGCTTCCTGAAAACTTCTCATCTGAAGAAAACCCTTCCTCTGTAATGGTCCACAACCCACCATACGGACTAAACTACTCGCAGACAAGAGAAAAAGAACATGCAATCGCAGACAAGGATCCGGCGCTGCAATCGCAAACAGAGGGTGAGAGACTGAGATCGAGCGCTGCAATCGCAGACAGAGGGTGAGAGACTGAGACCCAGCGCTGCAATCTCAAACAGAAGTCTCTCATATAAAATATTCTTTTAACTATTTTCTTTATCAGTATTTTTTAACTATGTGTGACCGTCTTATTAGATAAGTTTATTTAGAAATATGACAAAATGAAAGACCAAGGAAAGAAATACGAACGCAACCATCCAACGAAAGGCTGGTGGTTCTTGTTGTAAGTAAATGCAACGAAAAGGCCAAGCAATAAAGAATAATGAAACAATTCATATATTGACATTTCTTGCACATTTCAAAATTTCTGCTTTGTTCTTCCCGTCATCCATGGGATGATCCACAAGAAAAGTGACAGGATTCGAGCCTATGGCCAGCCGTCCCTGACCTGCTAGGTTAATGTTTTGGGTAAGGCAATGTTATGAGTTGTAtatccttttcatgttttaattTTAGTGGTTGATGACTCAAATTTCAAggcattttaacaaaaaaaagacaAGCGATGAGACGTAGAAAACCTTGTTGTGGGTACAAAGTCACAAAGAGTTAAACTCCCAAACTTTCGATGACTTCAGACTTCAGTAGTTTGAATGGCAATATGCAGGCTTTTTTAATTATACAAACGTCCTCAATGATTTTTACATGTATCTTGTATTCTTAGGTAACATATAGTTGGAGATaacaacctctcccctatataaatatatgcatatgaAACTAAGACAAATTACaaaacatcttcttcttttccctctTTCTGCCTGCAAAACTTCAAAGATGCATCACTTGATTTTTGTATTGAGTCCCCTTTTGCTCAATGCATTCCTTTTTTATCCAATCGAGGCAAAAATGAATTCTTTTAGCTTCGATCTTATTCATCATGATTCAAAACTATCTCCATTTTATGATCAATCTAAAACTGAGTCAGAACGTTCGAAAGAAGCTCTTATCCGTTCCCTCAATCGCCTCAATCGTTTCAATTCATCTATGTTAGGGGATGCAAAATATGTAGAGTCTGATTTAACTATCGGGGACTATCTCATGAGTATTTATATAGGTACGCCAAAGGAACGAAATgttacaccaaaaaaaaaacttgttatCCCAAGCATGTCCAGTGGCCTTACCTGGATACGATGTGGCCCTTGTTCTTCCAACTGTAACAATCAACATCCATCACTTTATGATCCAACATCGTCAGAAACCTATCACGATATTCTGTTTGACTCAATAGTGTGCAAAGGTCTAGTAGTTACTAAGCGTGGAAAATCAAATGTGTGCCAATATGAGTATCATTCTGGCGATAAATTCTCCTCTGGAGTGCTTGGCGCTGAGACCTTCAACTTAAAATCTCCAGGTAAAAAAGTGATAAAAGCTTCTCTAATATAGTGTTTGGATGTGATGAAGCACATCAAGGGATTTTAAAGATGGTGTTCAAGGTGTTGTTGGCCTTGGACCAGGGCCTTTGTCACTGGTTTCTCAAGTTGGAAACAAAGTTGGCGAGAGTGCTAACAAATTATCCTACTGCTTGGTTGAGAAGCCATTAGAGTTACATAGTAAAATAAAATTCGGATCGGATTTAACTCTCTACAAACAAAACACAGAATATACAATTCAATTTAAGCCTTCTCCTCCTCATACCAGCTACCATCTCAACCTTGAAGCTATTAGTGTTAACGATGAGAAAATAGAGATACCAAATAAAAAACATGATATGATAGTCGATATTCAGACATCCTTGACATCATTGCCTTCAAATATATACAATGAATTCATCGCCAAGGTTAAAAAACATTTTGGCGACGCAACTTCAATCGAGGAGCCGGAACACGGCACTTGCTTCCTCAAACGTGAAGTCGACGGCCTCGATAGACCCAAAGTTGTGTTTCATTTTTCTGGCCTATCCGAATCCCATGGAGACTTTCCGGTGAATCCTTCAACAATGTTTGAGGAAAATGTTGACTACATGTGTTTGACAATAGTCCGAAAAGATGAAATTTCGATTCTAGGGAACAGGGCACAAGTAGACGTTCAGATGATATTTGACCTGTCAGCCCATTCCCTCACTTTTGCTGCACTTAATTGCATCAAAGTTTCATATTAATGGTTTTGGGTCTCTTTCCTAAATCTATACTGAGAATAATATGGGGTACTAGTATATATGTATGCCTCTTTGTTTATGTAATTCCAGtgattaatgaaataaataaattttcctctatttcataaAGTTGTTGGTGATATAGCTATATACAGGTTTCCAAAAACAACCATGAAATAAGATTTGGAGAGTTTTCCTCATTTTGGTTTTGGCTTAAACCCTTTTTGTGTAAGTATGTTGTtcaaggttttttttattttttttgtaatacctCGTACCCAAGTAACTAAAAGTTGTAAGAATACAAAGCAAGCCTGTTTACACCTAATCAACAGCTTGCAATGTATACAAGCTAGGCTTCAATTGCTGGAGAATCTCCGGCAATTGACCGATGGCTTTGACTCTATCTTCTTCCATGACGATCCATCTGTTCTGAAGTACTCGACGATCTCCGTCTGGCGGCACCCTTAACGTCGAGCCATCAATCTTCATCTCCATTCGCCCTCCATCGTCCATGGTCACGACAATGGCACTTTGAGGACAAGACAAGACTTGAGACGGAGATTGAACAAGAGAACTGAGAGTGACACTTTTATTCTTAAATGCTTTAACAGATTCCTTAATAATAAGATTCTTGTTTTAATCCAAGTTCAGTGATGATAGGGATACGAGCTGTCTCACTGAGTTGTACATATAtaatttcatgtgtatcatgtgGAACATGTGGAGCCCACGAATTCACCTGTGCGTTGAACTTAGTATCTAATTCACTGGGATACTAATTACTGCAATTTATATCATTTTCGACAAAGtttatcttttctttgtttcGCTATATAAGATTACTATGTCCTCCACAGACTTTAACTGGCTCCTACGTCTTTGCAACCACCACTTGACTTGGTCCAAATTCAATAATCATTTCTCATATATCATTGGGTTTGATCTTCATGGGCCAATGCTGCTTATGAACCATCAATTTGGGCTTATCTCTTCTTCAAATTGGTTCTCTTCTATCAGGCTTTTCTACATGGACTAGCCCGGTCTAACCCAGATTTTTGTTTTCGTTGTAGACACAAGAACAAAACCAGAAAGAAGATGATCATCAGAGACATCCTTAGACCCCAACAGAGCCCAAAATAGGAAGGCATAGGAAAGCCCAAAACTCCCAAAAGGAGGAGCAAGCAAAGAATACTCAGACCAACCGCCTTGGCCTAACTGAAGAAGCAACAAAAATTGAATATATTTGGACAAAAATTGAAGAGATTTTTGCTTCATCTAAggacaaaaattgaaaatatttggAATCTAGCGAGGAGATTGTTGGTTCGTCTAAGAGCTTTATCTTTGACAGAAATTTAATAAACATGGAGTAGTATTTCTAAATTGCTCAAGCCtttaaggtcttggccataaggcatgatacattctaactagattattcttCATAAGAAGATTAatgttttgtaaagcttgtcgCAGCTTTTGAGGATCATCCTCTATGGCAGCATTTTCTGACATATCTCAAAGCTGATAAAGTGACCTTCCAGCCAATTTGTAGGCTCGGGTAAGTTCCATTATCTTTCTCTCTGCTTCATGGAGATCTTTATCCAAACGTATCACCAAGTCTTGCAGATCGGAGACATGTTGGTAAGGATCATACCCGTCGGGGTAGAACCTCAATTGCTGAAGCTCTTCTGCCACTTCAGATGGTCCTTCATCTGACTTGGTTGAAggtttggacattattttcTGATATTCAAGCCTTATAGGAA is a genomic window of Tripterygium wilfordii isolate XIE 37 chromosome 16, ASM1340144v1, whole genome shotgun sequence containing:
- the LOC119981283 gene encoding probable aspartic protease At2g35615 yields the protein MWTGTSRSTASVAGDGSSSSQYKTSERSKEALIRSLNRFNSSMLIDAKFVESDLTLGGYFMYIYISEQNERLVIPSMLSGLTWIRCGHCSSNCEDQHQSLYDPKFSYTYTNIMFDSKECKILQRIEPEQLGECRYQDYHSGNNLLSSGVLATETFSLKSLDTRDESFSHIVFGCDEVHQGDFKDGVQGVVGLGQGPLSLVSQVGKKWPFEVHSKIKFGSNLTLNKQNKEYKVEFQPSPPNIRYHLNLEAISVNDEKIEIVNKEHDMIVDIQTSLTSLPSNIYNEFIAKVKSYFGNVRSIEHPEHGTCFLKNQVNNLESPKVVLYFFDSSGSHGDFPVNPSIMFEESTVGLMCSTIIRNDEISILGSRAQVDVEMIFDLSAHSLTFAAVDCLKDET
- the LOC119981287 gene encoding probable aspartic protease At2g35615 is translated as MNSFSFDLIHHDSKLSPFYDQSKTESERSKEALIRSLNRLNRFNSSMLGDAKYVESDLTIGDYLMSIYIGTPKERNVTPKKKLVIPSMSSGLTWIRCGPCSSNCNNQHPSLYDPTSSETYHDILFDSIVCKGLVVTKRGKSNVCQYEYHSGDKFSSGVLGAETFNLKSPGPLSLVSQVGNKVGESANKLSYCLVEKPLELHSKIKFGSDLTLYKQNTEYTIQFKPSPPHTSYHLNLEAISVNDEKIEIPNKKHDMIVDIQTSLTSLPSNIYNEFIAKVKKHFGDATSIEEPEHGTCFLKREVDGLDRPKVVFHFSGLSESHGDFPVNPSTMFEENVDYMCLTIVRKDEISILGNRAQVDVQMIFDLSAHSLTFAALNCIKVSY